The nucleotide sequence AACAGAATCGGTTCAATGCGTTTTTTGTCTGTTAAATCAAGCTTGTTAGTCTTGTGCTGCACCTGTCGAGGGGTCCCATATCAGACCATCCGATCCGCtaaacaacttggcacaagttttatGACCAACGCCACTCCTGACGCAACCCTGGCATTTtttccgggcttgggaccggcactgcatccagttgcTGGAGTTTGAGCACTGGCCAGAAATCAAATCACTACGCACCAAGGAATAAAAACCAATACTATGTGGTGTAAACTCGACTTAAAACCAACTTGGAAAACCTGGGAATAAAATTTAACAGACCCGTAAGACCACGGCTTATATTCTGATGCGGTTAATATAGACAGTCAGtaatttttgcataaaaaaagaaattggttaaaaaaaaaaaatctgcatattCTATGAAAGCACACAAAAGAGCTCAATGTGCGCAAACGAGCCAGAAATGACATTTACTTGGTTCATTGAGCACGATTTTGATTTATAATAACCAAACTGTGAGACTCATTGAAGTGTGTAAACCTTAAATACGGATTCGTGTGGGAAAAAAAGCGTCAATGAGGCAGGTGGATATTTCCCGAGTAAGAAAAAGCAACCTTGCTAAGGTTATATCCACATCCTCTTAAGCTAATCTAATGCTAGCAAGCTAGGCTAAACAAAACAGCCGACAGCCAGCTGGTTTAGCAGATCAATAATCATTCAAAAGGCAGCTATCTAAGCCGGTACAATGCCATGCCTAAGCCAATGTAGCACGATTTCTCTTCCACCTCAGTGCAAACTCTCAGTCTTTAAGCATTTTCAAGGCTCTGACTGACAGGGATGCGAGGTGAGAGtattgtgtgtaagagagaaagaaaatcctGCTGATGAGACACACTGACATCGGGGCTTCAGGCATCTTCAGCTCGCAAAGCAAGTCACTGTGCCCCGGCTCAAAGGGTGACCATGACatgatattatattagaacaaaaaaaacaactcacacGACTGACATATTATCATTTCTTTACACTGGAAGTGACCGAACGGCGCGAATTGAACTCTTACCTCGTCGGCGCTGAGCTCTTCCATcgcttttcttttaatttttacctaaaattattttgctagctaactagctagctgCCTCACAAACCCCAAAAGTGCATAgtataaaacaatacaacaaCTAACAATACACCGTGATTGTCCGCTTAAATTAAAACATCGGTCTTATACACCATCTATATGCTCTACCCGCGGCTGTTAGGATTTTATATCGGATTTCCTTTAagaatgaaacaaacacaaaagtaTTATTCGTCAAAACACCAGGGCGGCCATTTTGGATCTAAGGTCACGTGACAGGCTTCCAATACACATTGCGATCTGCGgcagcctttttttatttctttcccacCCGTATCGGACAAAGCCCGCCCCTTAATCGAGAATCGCTACGAGTTGTTCCTAATTCCTGTTTCAGGATTGGTCAGAATGTCCAATTCTGTCGGAGTATCAGCCAATCGCAGCCCAAGAATCGGCATTTGTCGGAATAACGGTGAGGTTAAAACAACGCCTGCGGCAATCCCAGAAGGTTATTTTTAAGGGGATTCCGAGCTATAAAATTATCAACTATCACGTTTTCTAACTGAGTTTTCAAGCAAAACTAAATATCAGAAATGGATTATGCTAATAAAAAAGGTGTCTGTGAAACATCTATTCACTATTCAGGGGTTGATTTTAAAACCAGGCCACCACCCTGATTTTAATAGATAGCCAAGAGATTagtgagattaataaattaatgaccttttgtattgtttatcgtaataaatgtaattaccACCTAGGCTTAGCATTAATATCACATATTTTAGGTAAAATTTAATAAAGGAAAATACATATCATAgtaatatgataataaaaattcCTATCAATACTAGTaggaggtggtatcaaaaagtggCAGCACAGTAGTGTGGTGTAGCAATGTCGACTTGCACCACCAgtgttcgggttcgattcccggccaggttcgattcctctctctatgtgcatggagtttacatgttctccccatgcttggtgggtttcctctgggtactcccttttcctcccacagttcaaaggcctgcagattaggctaattggtgttcccaaattgcccatagtgtgtgtttgtgctctgcaatggattagccccctgtccagggtgtaccccacctcatgaaCTTTTAGGCTGATAGCCTACTGAGTTAGGCGCCAGGCCCCCCGTCaccctgaatgcaggataaGTGGTGGCTAccgcagtggtggctcagtcggttaaggctgtgggttactgggttactgatcggaaggtcgagggttcgagccccagcatcgccaagctgccactgttgagcccttgagcaaggcccttaaccctatctgctccaggggtgctgtaagctggctgacccagcactctgaccccagtttcctaattgggatatgcgaagaagaaatttcactgtgctgtaaagtacatgtgacaaataattgaatattctattctattcttttaaagcagtatagatggtgagtgagtgaagtAAGGCTGCACGCCCAGCctaccttcataagtcagtgtgccgaAAAAACACCATCCTGCGTACAACCTGAAGCTGTTTAACATGATTCGGCAAGTTTACGCAGTGAGTCGTTTGAGGTGTTTAGAGTGGCTGGAAGTCATAAGTCACTGGAAGATGACGCGATATCCGTAAGACCTTTAATAAGCTCAACCCCCGAAGCCATTCgacaacttgtgcatgatgatacAATAGAGAAAAATTTCCAACATTGCTGCCGCTGTCTGTGTGTCATATGGAACAGTCCATGCAATCCTcatgtgtgatttgaacatgcgcAGTATTGCTTCCAAGTTGGgccccaggctgctgaccctGGAGCAAAAGGAACATTGTGTtgaagtctgccaagaactaaGCATGCCATGGATGACCCATTATTCATGTCAAGGATCATTACCGGTAACGAAATTTGGGTGTATGGGTACGACCCTGAGACAAAGCAAGTAGTAGTCTTTACAGTACAAGATCATCATTGAGACCTAtcatctcaaattcaaattttatttgtcaacatgcacagtcatacacagtgcgATATTCAGTGAAATTCTTATacgactgcccgtgaccttaaaaataaaagcttatagataagaaaaaaatataaataaaaaaataaatacaattaaaaaaataaatgtaactaggataaaaatatcTATATCATATTCTCTATGACTGAAAAAGGCGAGGCAGATCTGTAGCTTGAGAAAATGCATGCTCATCATCTTTTTTGACAATCGTGGCATTGTGCATAGAGAATTCATCCCCAGAGGCCAGAGACTCAGTAGTGAATtttactgccaggttttaagccATCTGAGGGAGGACGCACAGTAAAAAACAGAGCTTGTGAAAGGAACTAATTTTGATTCCTTCTTATAGTATTAGTACGGTTGTTGTTATAGaggtattttgtttattatttgcaatattacaaatattaaattaaatagtgCTGATATCACAGCAACATTTCAAGAAACCACACATGCTCTCTGAACCTGTTATAAATTTTACTGTACAATCTTTCAAAttcacagaattaaaaaaaataacattcaaaCAATGTagcatttacagatttttaagcatttacAAGCATTTCTTTCCTTCAAAATAGCCAGCTTTCTTTAGGGAACATCACAAATGTAGGTGatattatattcatttatatttatataatgaggattttttaaaaagcattacaAAAATGGACAGTTAAATAGAAGACTCATAGAAAAGAGACCTACAGCAACAAAAAGAGAAATCAAATCTATATGCTGCATCGCCACCTAGTGGTCACATAGTAAACTGAAATACATGTATAGTGTATTGAGCCATAGACCTGCAGTCACTTTACTCCTTTACAGCTGTTTGGTTCCACTGTTCTGACACTATTCGAATACAACATGAACTTGATATTTAGCTAATGTGTTTGAATCTGGTGTACTGAAGAACAGTAAACACTGTGGTTCTCTAAAGGACTGTGATTTGTCTTGCGGCTTAGCGATATCCCCTTCAGTCACAAAGCTTTGCAGATCCTCTGAGTTCCAACTCCCATGATGAACATAAATCATGCCAGAAACGCAGAGCTCTTGGTCCATACGGTTGCTCCTACACTTCCTTCTCATAGAGATGACAAAGCTACACAACTCTTTTTAACTACGCCACTTTTTTGAAAACTTGCTTGCAGATTTGGCCGTCACAGTAAAGCTCCTATAagaagagagggaaagaaatgGTAATGCATAGTCAACTTATTTTAAACAGCAATCTAAATCAAATGGGGGGACAAAAACAAGCATGTATTCGTACCAGGTGCAGTTTATCATCCTCGATCCAGTGGGCCCAACCTCTGTTTTTCTTCTCACCCTTTTGAAAGCACACCATCCTGTTCCCCTCCCATGTCACGACAGACTGCCAATAAACAAAGTATATAATAATTTCACACTTTTGACTCAGATTTTTGTCTCTCACTCTGAAATGCAATGCAGTTTTaaccttatactgtacatacacacactataaagtCACTAGAGTCTATAGATggttacaatatactgtattgctATTTTCGCTTTACCATTTTTCAAAACAAATGTATTATAATCCATACTAGAACAATTAACACCTTTACCACTGTGGttgatatttatttgatttgataatgtacagtatataacatataattaatattgaccataTTTTATTATCTTACGTTCCATTAACAGTAAAAGGCAACATGGATGAATGATTAATGTAATgaattgcattaaaaataaaccagtCAAATAACACTTAACATTTTGTTACACCAATGTCacctaaaaaaatataaagttctaaaaaaaaaaaaaaaaatttgtgcatGAATCAATGAAATAACAGGATTAGTTATTAAACACTGATTTAGATGTGAATAATGTCACAAATACAGTAGGTAGATCCTTGACAAGAAAGTTCCTTAAGGGATTCCTGAATGGTGAATGATCTAGCTTTCTAAAGTGGTTCTATTCAGATCCTTTTGTGAGAAATGAATTTAAGTCAAATTTGCAGTGATaaattggttttatttaaaataatgttcttATAATGTATTCATGGGTTTGTCCCACTAAACCCCATAagggttctacagtatgtagcacAGCATCTTTCGTCCTTAAAAGAAGCtttgaataatttattttttttaactaatattagaaatcaaattaaaatgtaatatccATTATATTTAGTCATAAGAGTGATACAAGTCCTTTTATATAAATACTATAAATGTTTCACCTTGCAATGTCTTTCATCCAGGCCTTTTGTAAACTCATCAAACTCTTCATCCACTCTAAAGGAGAACACGTAGTTCCTGAAGGTGCTGAGAGTTTTGATCATATACTTGTCACTGACATACTCGATCACCTTCCGCTGCTTGAGCTTCATCGCTATCTTACGAGTGGACACACCAATTCCTGCAAGAGAACAAGTGTAAGCAATTTATAGTACTAAATACATGCAAAGAAGAACACTGTGCATGTTTAATG is from Clarias gariepinus isolate MV-2021 ecotype Netherlands chromosome 22, CGAR_prim_01v2, whole genome shotgun sequence and encodes:
- the rbp7a gene encoding retinoid-binding protein 7a; protein product: MPASFCGTWEMLSNCNLDGYMIALGIGVSTRKIAMKLKQRKVIEYVSDKYMIKTLSTFRNYVFSFRVDEEFDEFTKGLDERHCKSVVTWEGNRMVCFQKGEKKNRGWAHWIEDDKLHLELYCDGQICKQVFKKVA